AGAAGAAAAAGCGGCATCCTCCTTCATCCGTCTTCTTTGCCGGGACCAGGCGGTATCGGTTCTCTGGGTGCGGATGCGTACAGATTTGTAGATTTTTTGCAGCAGGCTGGCCAGACAATGTGGCAGATATTGCCCTTGGGACCGACAGCCTATGGGAACTCTCCCTATTCCTGCTATTCTGCATTTGCCGGCAATCCATTGCTCATTTCACTGGAATCAATTATTGATGACGGCGATGTGGATTCCAAGGACCTGAAGCCAAACCTGCCAAGCGGGCGTGTAGATTATAGTCTGGTTCAGCCGTATAAACTTGGTGTCCTGCGTAAAGCTGCGTCTCGCTTTTTTGAAACAGCTGACCAGCGGCGTAAAGATGATTTCTGGTATTTCTGCGACAATACCTTCTGGCTGCATGACCATGCGCTGTTTATGGCGCTCAAGGAGCACTACTCCGGCAAAAGCTGGTGCGACTGGCCGGAAGATATTGCCCTGCGCAAGCCTGAAGCCGTGGCAGAACACTCAGAAAAGCTCGGAACGGCCATCGGTGAACATAAATACATGCAATGGCAGTTTTTCCGGCAATGGCAGCGCCTCAAATCCTATACCAACGACAGGCATATCGAGATCATCGGCGATATGCCCATTTTTGTTGCCTTTGACTCAACCGATGTATGGGCCAATCCTCACCTGTTTCACCTGGACAAAAAGGGAAGACCAACGCTGGTTGCCGGCGTCCCCCCCGATTATTTCAGCAAGACCGGTCAGCTGTGGGGCAATCCCCTTTACAACTGGGAAAGGGTTGCCGAAGAAGGTTTTAGCTGGTGGGTGGCACGGGTGCGAAATGATTTGTCTCTTTACGACCGGGTCAGGATAGATCACTTCCGTGGATTTGAAGCTTACTGGGAGGTGCCGGCGGGAGAAAAAACGGCAAAAAACGGACGTTGGATCAAGGGGCCGGGCGATGCACTCTTTTATGCCCTGGCCAGCCAGTTGGGTCCAGTTCCGCTTATTGCCGAAGACCTGGGGGTCATAACGCCCGAGGTGGAGGCACTCAGGGACAAGTTCGGATTTCCCGGAATGAAAATCCTTCAGTTTGCATTCGGCTCCGGACCATCGAATCCGTATCTGCCCCACAATCACGTGCAGAACTGCGCCGTCTATACCGGAACCCATGACAATGACACGACATCCGGCTGGTTTGCTTTACTTAAGGAAAAAGAAAAACAGGATATACTTTGCTATCTCAATATCGGGGCCGAGAACATCAGCTGGGATTTTGTCAGATCTACCCTGGCATCGGTAGCTGATATGGCCATCTTCCCGCTACAGGACATATTAGGTCTGGACAGCGAAGCGCGCATGAATATTCCCGGTGTAGCGGGAGGCAATTGGTCATGGCGATTTTCTGCGGAGATGCTGGACAATGGCGTGGCCAAACGGCTCAAGGCTTTGACGGAAATGTATGGAAGAGGCAGAAGCAATCTGTAGTATCTCGATAGATGAAAAGGAACGCAAAAAAGAATCTATTCTATAGATTTTTATGGTAAAACTTTTTGATACTATTTCACAAGGGGGAATGAAAATGCCTGAAACAAAATTTAACTTTGATACCCTCACTCTGCATGCCGGGCAGTCGCCTGATTCAGCGACGTTATCCAGGGCGGTTCCCATCTATCAAACGTCCTCATATGTCTTCAAGAGTTCCGAGCATGCAGCCAATCTCTTCGGTCTTAAGGAATTCGGCAACATTTACACCAGGATTATGAATCCTACCACCGACGTGCTGGAGCAGCGGATGGCGCAATTGGATGGAGGTGTCGGCGCGCTGGCGGTAGCCTCGGGGCAGGCAGCAATAACCTATGCAGTTCTCAATATTACCCAGGCCGGCGAAAATATCGTTTCCACCAATTACCTTTATGGCGGGACCTATAATCTGTTTCACTATACTCTTAAAAAACTTGGTATTACCGTGAAGTTTGTTGATTCATCGAACCCGGAAAATGTGCGCCGAGCCATTGATGAAAAAACACGACTGGTTTACACGGAGTCGGTGGGTAATCCGAAAAATAATGTGGACGACTTCGAAGCCATTGCCAATATCGCCCATGCTGCGGGTATTCCATTTATAATAGACAATACGGTCACTACTCCCTATCTGTTTAAGCCGTTTGATCATGGTGCCGATATTGCAGTCTACTCCCTGACCAAATTCATCTGCGGACATGGCACCAGTATTGGCGGCTGCGTTGTCGACAGTGGCAAATTCCCATGGAACAACGGCAAATTCCCTGAATTTACCGAGCCGGACCCATCCTACCATGGGCTTAAATACTGGGAGGCGTTAGGTAATCTATCCTACATACTGAAGATGAGGGTCACTCTTCTGCGCGATATGGGAGCAGCGCTGTCACCGTTCAATGCATTCCAGTTTCTGCAGGGACTGGAAACGCTGCATGTGCGCATGCCACGGCATGTGGAGAATTCACAAAAGATTGCAGAGTGGCTGGAAAAGCACCCTAATGTTGCCTGGGTGAACTATCCCGGACTTGCCTCCCACGCTGATCATGGTAGGGCGAAAAAATATCTGGGAAAAGGCGCCGGAGCCATCATCGGTTTTGGTATCAAAGGAGGGGTCGAAGCAGGCAAAAAATTCATCGATAACGTGAAACTGCTTTCCCACCTGGCAAATATCGGCGACGCAAAATCGCTGGTAATCCATCCTGCGTCTACCACGCACCAACAACTTTCAGAAGCAGAACAGATAGCAAGTGGTGTCACTCCTGATTATATTCGTCTTTCCGTAGGTATCGAAGATGCCCGCGACCTTGTAGCTGATCTCGATCAGGCGTTACAGGCTTCGCAGATCTAGCAGGGCTTGGCAAACACTTCTGCATGCGCCCTCTGCCGATTTAACTTATAGGAGACTCAATGTATATCCGTTACATTGAGTCTCGTTCTTCAGATTTTGATATGTGCCGATGCACCGCTCATCAAAGTCTTGGAGGCAGAGTCTCTGGTGCTTACTCATCCTTAGGATATAATAATAGTAAAAATGTTGACCGCCTAAAAATGATTTGTTATAACCATCCTTCTGTTGGACGGGGCGGTTTTTTGGGAAAGAAAAAAAAGAACAGCAGCTGAAAAAAAGGTTTGACAGGAAGAAGAAGCTAGAGTATAAAGTTGGACTTCGCCGAGAGATTGGCGGCTGAAGAAAAAAAGAAATTGCTTGAAAAAAGATGTTGACAGAGAAAACTGATTGTAGTAAGTTGCAAAGTCTGTCGCAGCAAAAACTTGGTCTTTGAAAACTAAATAGTAGACGACGAATTGTGGGTCCTAAAAGATTTACAAGAGTAGAAAAAAGTTAGAATCGGATTTTCCGTTTAAATTTAAACTGGAGAGTTTGATCCTGGCTCAGAACGAACGCTGGCGGCGTGCTTAACACATGCAAGTCGAACGGAATTAGGGGCTTGCTCCTAATTTAGTGGCGCACGGGTGAGTAACGCGTGGATAACCTACCCTGGTATCTGGGATAACATCTCGAAAGGGGTGCTAATACCGGATAAGCCCACGGGAACTTTGGTTCTTGCGGGAAAAGGTGGCCTCTATTTATAAGCTACTGTATCAGGATGGGTCCGCGTACCATTAGCTAGTTGGTAGTGTAATGGACTACCAAGGCTACGATGGTTAGCTGGTCTGAGAGGATGATCAGCCACACTGGAACTGAGACACGGTCCAGACTCCTACGGGAGGCAGCAGTGGGGAATTTTGCGCAATGGGGGAAACCCTGACGCAGCAACGCCGCGTGAGTGATGAAGGCCTTCGGGTCGTAAAGCTCTGTCAGAGGGGAAGAAGTGTATGGGCGCTAATACCATCTATACTTGACGGTACCCTCAAAGGAAGCACCGGCTAACTCCGTGCCAGCAGCCGCGGTAATACGGAGGGTGCAAGCGTTGTTCGGATTTATTGGGCGTAAAGCGCGTGTAGGCGGTCTTTTAAGTCTGATGTGAAAGCCCCGGGCTCAACCCGGGAAGTGCATTGGAAACTGGGAGACTTGAATACGGGAGAGGGTAGTGGAATTCCTAGTGTAGGAGTGAAATCCGTAGATATTAGGAGGAACACCGGTGGCGAAGGCGGCTACCTGGACCGATATTGACGCTGAGACGCGAAAGCGTGGGGAGCAAACAGGATTAGATACCCTGGTAGTCCACGCCGTAAACGATGAGTACTAGGTGTTGCGGGTATTGACCCCTGCAGTGCCGCAGCTAACGCATTAAGTACTCCGCCTGGGAAGTACGGTCGCAAGACTAAAACTCAAAGGAATTGACGGGGGCCCGCACAAGCGGTGGAGCATGTGGTTTAATTCGACGCAACGCGCAGAACCTTACCTGGGCTTGACATCTGCGGAACCTGGTGGAAACATCGGGGTGCCTTCGGGAGCCGCAAGACAGGTGCTGCATGGCTGTCGTCAGCTCGTGTCGTGAGATGTTGGGTTAAGTCCCGCAACGAGCGCAACCCCTGTCCTTAGTTGCCATCATTCAGTTGGGCACTCTAAGGAGACTGCCGGTGTTAAACCGGAGGAAGGTGGGGATGACGTCAAGTCCTCATGGCCCTTATGTCCAGGGCTACACACGTGCTACAATGGCCGGTACAAAGAGTTGCGATGCCGCGAGGTGGAGCTAATCTCAAAAAACCGGTCTCAGTTCGGATTGGAGTCTGCAACTCGACTCCATGAAGTTGGAATCGCTAGTAATCGCGGATCAGCATGCCGCGGTGAATACGTTCCCGGGCCTTGTACACACCGCCCGTCACACCACGGGAGTCGATTGGTCCCGAAGTGCGTGAGCTAACCCGCAAGGGAGGCAGCGTCCTAAGGAATGGTCGGTGACTGGGGTGAAGTCGTAACAAGGTAGCCGTAGGGGAACCTGCGGCTGGATCACCTCCTTTCTAAGGAGCCTAATCAGCCAGTGAGCTTGCTCACGTAAGATGCTGGTCAAGGTTGTCTAGGTCAATCCCACAATTTAAAATCTACTATTTAGTTTTGAGAGACCAAGGCCCTGGTAACAGGGTTTTCGTTCTTTACAAACAAAGAGGAAATCGTGGTTAGCGATGACGGGCCCAAAGGCCGGTGACGAGTGACGAGTGACAAGTAAGGAGTAAGAGCTTTTACCAGTCACCGATCACCAATCACCAGTCACGGTAAAAAGGGGCCTGTAGCTCAGCTGGCTAGAGCACACGACTGATAATCGTGAGGTCGATGGTTCGAGTCCATCCAGGCCCACCAACAGTCAGTCGATGGTAGATTGTTGGTAGTAGATGGATTAAACCATCGACCTTCGACTATCGACCATCAACCGGTTTATTGGGGGTGTAGCTCAGCTGGGAGAGCACCTGCCTTGCACGCAGGGGGTCATCGGTTCGAACCCGTTCACCTCCACCAATTTGAAGCGGTGGGTAGTGATTAGTGATTAGTGATTGGAAGAACCGGTCGCGATTCACCAATCACCAATCACTGGTTCCTGTTCTTTGACAATTGCATAGAAGATTTGTAGTAGGCACGAAATCGGTGAAGAGTAAGGAGTAAGGAGTGAGGAGAAACCCTCACGCTTCACCCCTCACGCTTCACAGATAGAGTGCGCACGGGTAGAATTGATTGGTTGTAAAGTTTTTTTATGGTCAAGCTACTAAGGGCGTACGGTGGATGCCTAGGCAGAGAGAGGCGATGAAGGACGTGGTAAGCTGCGATAAGCTTCGGTGAGCCGCTAAACAGGCTTTGACCCGGAGATTTCCGAATGGGGAAACCCACTGGAGGTAATGCTCCAGTAACGTACGGTGAATACATAGCCGTACGTGGCGAACGGGGGGAACTGAAACATCTAAGTACCCCCAGGAAAAGAAAACAAAAGTGATTCCGTCAGTAGCGGCGAGCGAAAGCGGAACAGCCCAAACCCGTATTATTTCGATGATATGGGGGTTGTGGGGCCCCGACGTGGGATTGATGATTGATAGGAAAACGGTCTGGAAAGTCCGGCCATAGTGGGTGATAGCCCCGTATCCGAAATCATGATTCACCCTAGGGTGTCCCCGAGTACCGCCGGGCACGTGAAACCCGGTGGGAATCTGGGAGGACCATCTCCCAAGGCTAAATACTACTCTCTGACCGATAGTGAACCAGTACCGTGAGGGAAAGGTGAAAAGTACCCCGATGAGGGGGGTGAAATAGAACCTGAAACCGTATGCCTACAAGCAGTGGGAGCCCTATGGCATGTCCAGGGTGACCGCGTGCCTTTTGCATAATGAGTCAGCGAGTTACTTTTTGCAGCGAGGTTAAGCTCATAGAGTGGAGCCGAAGCGAAAGCGAGTCTTAATAGGGCGCCATAGTTGCAGGAAGTAGACCCGAAACCGGGTGATCTATCCATGTCCAGGGTGAAAGGAAGGTAACACTTCGTGGAGGCCCGAACCCACTGGCGTTGAAAAGCCAGGGGATGAGGTGTGGATAGGAGTGAAAGGCTAATCAAACTCGGAGATAGCTGGTTCTCCCCGAAATATATTTAGGTATAGCCTCACAAAGTAAGTAGCGGGGGTAGAGCACTGGATGGGCTAGGGGTCTTACCGGATTACCAAACCTAACCAAACTCCGAATACCGCTAACTGTTATTGTGGGAGTCAGACTATGGGTGATAAGATCCATGGTCGAAAGGGAAAGAGCCCAGACCGTCAGCTAAGGTCCCAAAATCTATGCTAAGTGGAAAACGATGTGGAAATGCCCAGACAACCAGGAGGTTGGCTTAGAAGCAGCCACCCTTTAAAGAAAGCGTAATAGCTCACTGGTCGAGTGGGTCTGCGCGGAAAATGTAACGGGGCTAAGCATAGTACCGAAGCTACGGATTCGTACCTTAAGGTATGAGTGGTAGGGGAGCATTGTGTAAGCCTGCGAAGGTCGATCGTGAGAACGGCTGGAGGTATCACAAGAGATTATGCTGACATGAGTAGCGAAAAACAAGGTGAGAAACCTTGTCACCGAAAACCCAAGGTTTCCTAAGTAAAGGTAATCTGCTTAGGGTTAGTCGGTCCCTAAGGCGAGGCCGAAAGGCGTAGTTGATGGGAAACAGGTTAATATTCCTGTACCACCTGTGAATGCGATGGGGGGACGGAGAAGGGTAGGCGATCCGGGTGCTGGATGTCCCGGTTTAAGCGTGTAGGCGGGAGAGAGAGGCAAATCCCTTTCTCCATTAACGCCGAGGCGTGATGACGAGAGCGTATGCTCATAAAGTCGTTGATCCCATGCTTCCAAGAAAAGCCTCTAAGCTTCAGTTCACAGGTGACCGTACCGTAAACCGACTCAGGTGGGTGAGGAGAAAATCCTAAGGTGCTTGAGAGAACACTGGTTAAGGAACTCGGCAAAATGATACCGTAACTTCGGGAGAAGGTATGCCCTCATCAGGTGTAGCGATACGCACGTGAAGCCGAAGAGGGTCGCAGAGAAATGGCGGTAGCGACTGTTTACTAAAAACACAGGACTCTGCTAAGACGTAAGTCGATGTATAGGGTCTGACGCCTGCCCGGTGCTGGAAGGTTAAGGGGATTTGTCAGCCGCAAGGCGAAGCTTTGAACCGAAGCCCCAGTAAACGGCGGCCGTAACTATAACGGTCCTAAGGTAGCGAAATTCCTTGT
This region of Geotalea daltonii FRC-32 genomic DNA includes:
- the malQ gene encoding 4-alpha-glucanotransferase; translation: MQRRRKSGILLHPSSLPGPGGIGSLGADAYRFVDFLQQAGQTMWQILPLGPTAYGNSPYSCYSAFAGNPLLISLESIIDDGDVDSKDLKPNLPSGRVDYSLVQPYKLGVLRKAASRFFETADQRRKDDFWYFCDNTFWLHDHALFMALKEHYSGKSWCDWPEDIALRKPEAVAEHSEKLGTAIGEHKYMQWQFFRQWQRLKSYTNDRHIEIIGDMPIFVAFDSTDVWANPHLFHLDKKGRPTLVAGVPPDYFSKTGQLWGNPLYNWERVAEEGFSWWVARVRNDLSLYDRVRIDHFRGFEAYWEVPAGEKTAKNGRWIKGPGDALFYALASQLGPVPLIAEDLGVITPEVEALRDKFGFPGMKILQFAFGSGPSNPYLPHNHVQNCAVYTGTHDNDTTSGWFALLKEKEKQDILCYLNIGAENISWDFVRSTLASVADMAIFPLQDILGLDSEARMNIPGVAGGNWSWRFSAEMLDNGVAKRLKALTEMYGRGRSNL
- a CDS encoding O-acetylhomoserine aminocarboxypropyltransferase/cysteine synthase family protein, with the protein product MPETKFNFDTLTLHAGQSPDSATLSRAVPIYQTSSYVFKSSEHAANLFGLKEFGNIYTRIMNPTTDVLEQRMAQLDGGVGALAVASGQAAITYAVLNITQAGENIVSTNYLYGGTYNLFHYTLKKLGITVKFVDSSNPENVRRAIDEKTRLVYTESVGNPKNNVDDFEAIANIAHAAGIPFIIDNTVTTPYLFKPFDHGADIAVYSLTKFICGHGTSIGGCVVDSGKFPWNNGKFPEFTEPDPSYHGLKYWEALGNLSYILKMRVTLLRDMGAALSPFNAFQFLQGLETLHVRMPRHVENSQKIAEWLEKHPNVAWVNYPGLASHADHGRAKKYLGKGAGAIIGFGIKGGVEAGKKFIDNVKLLSHLANIGDAKSLVIHPASTTHQQLSEAEQIASGVTPDYIRLSVGIEDARDLVADLDQALQASQI